Within Streptomyces antibioticus, the genomic segment TGATCACCTCAGCCTGGGAGGGCTGGGTACGCCTCCACCCGGAGGCGGCCCGGGCGTAGAGGTGGCGGTGGCCGTGCGTCCGGCTCGTAGGCTGCCCGGGTGACCGACTCCGAGATCACCGTGGACGGCGGCCCGCCCGGCCCGGCCGTGGACCTGGACCGTGCCGTCGGCTGTGTCGTCGGCTCCGCCGTGGGGGACGCGCTGGGCGCGCCCTTCGAGTTCGGGCCCGAAGGCGCCTTCTCGGCCCGCTTCCCGGCCCCGGGGCACGGCGGCGAGATGTGCGGGGGCGGCGGCTGGGACCCGGGCGAGGCGACCGACGACACGCAGATGGCCGTCCTCGTCGGGGAGTCGCTGCTGGAGTGCGGCGGCCTGGATCCGGCGGACGTCTTCGCGCGGTTCCGGCGCTGGGCGGCGGCCGATCCGAAGGACATCGGCCTCCAGACCGAGGCGGTGCTGACCGGCGGCGACCCCTGGGACACGGCCGCGGCCCTGCACTTCCAGACGTCCCAACGGGCTGCGGGCAACGGCGCGTTGATGCGGGCCGCCACCTCCGCCGTCCGCTTCGCGCCCCACGGCCGCGCCGCCACGCTGGACGCGGGGCGCAGGCTGGCCGCGCTCACCCACGGCGACCGTGCGGCCTGGGAGGGCACGGCCGTCTTCCACGAGCTGGTCAGGACCGCCCTGACCGGCGGCGATCCGCTGGCCGCGGTGCCGGACACGCTCGCCGAGGTCGACCCCGCGCACCGCGCCCGCTACGCGACCGTGCTGGCCCCCGACTGGCATCCCGACCTGGCCACCGAGTTCAACGGCGCGGTCTGGCCGTGCCTGGGCTCCGCCGTCTGGGCACTGCGGACGACGTCCTCCTACGAGGACGCCGTGCGCGCGGCGATCGACCTGGGCGGCGACACGGACACCGTCGCGGCGGTCACCGGCGGCCTCGCCGGGGCGGTGTACGGGGCGGCCGCGGTCCCGCCGCGCTGGACGGCGGTACTGCACGTCCCCCTGCCGGGCTTCGGCGACCGCGTCCTGCGCACGACCGACCTCACCGAGCTGGCGGTCCGGCTGGCGACTGCCTGACCCTCACAGCGCCTTGATCGCCGCCGCCGTCGCGCGGGCCAGGGACGCCAGGTAGCCCTTGGGGAGTTTGGGGCTGCGGATGACGACCGAGCGCCAGTAGAGGGGGCCGGAGATGAGGTCGAGGGCCAGTTCGTCGTCCAGGCCGGTGCGGATCTCGCCGCGTTGTTCGGCCGCCGCCACGATCTTCAGGGCGACGCCCTCCTGGCCCTCCCGCAGCGCCTTCTGGAGCGCCTCGGCGATCTCGGAGTTGCGGGCCGCCTCGGCCTGGAGGTCGGGGATGATCTGCGAGGCCACGGGGTGCCGCAGCGCCCGGGAGGTGACCTCGTACAGCATCCGCAGGTCGCTCTCCAGGGCGCCGGTCTCCGGGGCGGGCAGGCCCTGCACGGCGAGCGCGGAGACCACGTCGAGGACGAGGTGCAGTTTGGAGCGCCAGCGCCGGTACACGGCGGTCTTGCCGACACCCGCGCGCCGGGCGATGCCCTCGATGGACATGCGCGCGTAGCCGACGGCCGCGAGTTCCTCGAACACGGCCGCCCGGATGGCCTCCGTGACGTCCTCGCGGAGCACGGCCGCTCCCGCGGGTGCCCGGCGGCGCGGACGTGCCGGGTTCCCGTCGTCGTTCGTCGTGTTCGTCGTCATGCGGACCAGCATAGGGCGTTACGACGATACGGTTGCGTTCCGACGTCAACTCGGCCTACGCTCGCGTCACGACGATACGGTCCCGTCCCGACGTAAGAGAACGTCAAGAAAAACGTCAAGAGAAGCGTGAGACCCGAGTGAAAGCAGCGGATGTGAGCCAGGTACTCGACACGCCGCCCCCCACCGTGGCCGCTCCCCCGGGCGACCTCGCGGCCCTGGCCGCCCGGCACGGCCTCAGCGTCAGCGGCGCACGCCCCTCCCTGCCCGACTACCTCCGCCGGCTGTGGGCGCGCCGCCACTTCATCACCGCTTTCGCCACCGCCAAGCTCACCTCGCAGTACAGCCAGGCGAAGCTGGGCCAGATCTGGCAGGTGATGACCCCGCTGCTGAACGCGGCGGTGTACTTCCTGATCTTCGGCGTACTCCTCCAGACCAGGAAGGGCGTCCCGGACTACATCCCCTTCCTGGTCACGGGCGTGTTCGTGTGGACGTTCACCCAGAGTTCGATCCTGGCGGGCACCCGGGCGATCTCCGGCAACATCGGCCTGGTGCGCGCCCTGCACTTCCCGCGGGCCGC encodes:
- a CDS encoding ADP-ribosylglycohydrolase family protein — encoded protein: MTDSEITVDGGPPGPAVDLDRAVGCVVGSAVGDALGAPFEFGPEGAFSARFPAPGHGGEMCGGGGWDPGEATDDTQMAVLVGESLLECGGLDPADVFARFRRWAAADPKDIGLQTEAVLTGGDPWDTAAALHFQTSQRAAGNGALMRAATSAVRFAPHGRAATLDAGRRLAALTHGDRAAWEGTAVFHELVRTALTGGDPLAAVPDTLAEVDPAHRARYATVLAPDWHPDLATEFNGAVWPCLGSAVWALRTTSSYEDAVRAAIDLGGDTDTVAAVTGGLAGAVYGAAAVPPRWTAVLHVPLPGFGDRVLRTTDLTELAVRLATA
- a CDS encoding TetR/AcrR family transcriptional regulator; its protein translation is MLVRMTTNTTNDDGNPARPRRRAPAGAAVLREDVTEAIRAAVFEELAAVGYARMSIEGIARRAGVGKTAVYRRWRSKLHLVLDVVSALAVQGLPAPETGALESDLRMLYEVTSRALRHPVASQIIPDLQAEAARNSEIAEALQKALREGQEGVALKIVAAAEQRGEIRTGLDDELALDLISGPLYWRSVVIRSPKLPKGYLASLARATAAAIKAL